CGCGACAGCGGACCCTTCACCACGGCGATGTCGCACGGCGGATTGCGGAGGACGTCCTCGATCGTCGTCCCGAGGAGATCCCAGCCGGGACGCCGCCACGACAGCAGAAGCAGGTCGGGGCGTTCGTTCGCAACGGTCTCCTGTATCGCCTGCCATCCCAGTCGCGCGACGGTCACCAGTGTTCGTGCTCGTGCGTTCGCCGGCACGAGCTGGTCCAGCGTGCGCCGCAGCCGGCGCGCTTCGGGCTGGACCGAGGCGAGCGCGTCGCCCTCGGGCACCTCGATCGCCGACACGAGGACGAGCTCGTCTCCGGCGGCGAGGGCGACGGCCAGATCGACGACGGCGCGGTCGCGCTCCGGGTCGACGATCGCGACGAGACACTTCATACGGCGCCCCCGAGGATGACGGGTAGCACGCGCTCGCGCAGAACGCGCGGCCAGGCGTGCTCGCGCGCGCGGACGCGCATCCGCATCACCGGCGTGTCGAGCGCGCGCTCGATCGCGTCCGCGATGACCTCGCCGCTCGCGTCCGGCGGGACGTAGATCGGGTCGTCGCCGCCCGTTTCCCGCAGGGCGGGGATGTCGCTGCACACGATCGGCATGCGGTGCAAGCCGGCCTCCAGCATCGGGATCCCGAAGCCTTCGCTCTCGCTCGGGAAGACGAGCACGTCAGCGAGCGCGAAGAGGTCCACGACCGTGCCGTATTTGACGCGCAGGCCGAGCGCGGCGAGGAGGTGAACACCCTCCACCTTCTTCGCGCGCGCCGACAGCTCGGCGAGGTACGCCTTGTTCGTGGCGTCGTGCGGCCCAACGGTCCCGGTCACGACGAGCACCGCGTTACGACCGCGACGGCGAAGGACCGCGGTGGCGTCGATCGCCGCCTCGATGCGCTTGCGCCGCGTGAGCCGGACCGGGAGGAGGAGCAGCGGGTCCGCGTCGAAGAGCCCAAGGCGCTGCGCGAGATGCAGCCCCGTCGGCGCGAGACCGAGCACTTCGCCGACGTCGACGCCGTTGGTCACGACCTCGATCTCGTCGCGCGAAAGCCGGGTGAGCTGCGACAGCTGCTGCGCCCTTTCCCGCGACACCGTGACGTAGCGAACGCCCGGCACCGCGCGAGTCACGATGTCCCACGGCGGGCCGTCGCGTCGCAGGGCGGCGTAGCGCTGATCGTAGTACGAGATGTCGTGCGTCCAGGCGATGAAACGGCCGGGATGCTCTTGCGCGAGTGTTGCAAGGACCTCCGTGAGCGCGAGGTTGAGCGGCATCGTCATGATGTTGTGCACGACGACGCGGTCCGCACGCTCCACGTGTGGACGGATCTTGGCCTCCAGGCGCGCGACGAGCTTTTCATGATCCCTCG
This portion of the Candidatus Limnocylindria bacterium genome encodes:
- a CDS encoding glycosyltransferase family 4 protein is translated as MTRGVRRILFVHYTTPQILGGVEQVMGAHIAALLAAGKEVAVLAGRGGAKPPGVRVVRVAEADSRHPAVERDLAALSKGVVTRDHEKLVARLEAKIRPHVERADRVVVHNIMTMPLNLALTEVLATLAQEHPGRFIAWTHDISYYDQRYAALRRDGPPWDIVTRAVPGVRYVTVSRERAQQLSQLTRLSRDEIEVVTNGVDVGEVLGLAPTGLHLAQRLGLFDADPLLLLPVRLTRRKRIEAAIDATAVLRRRGRNAVLVVTGTVGPHDATNKAYLAELSARAKKVEGVHLLAALGLRVKYGTVVDLFALADVLVFPSESEGFGIPMLEAGLHRMPIVCSDIPALRETGGDDPIYVPPDASGEVIADAIERALDTPVMRMRVRAREHAWPRVLRERVLPVILGGAV